The following is a genomic window from Verrucosispora sp. WMMD573.
CCCAGCGCGTCGGAGAGGGAGCCACCGACGAAGCCGGCGAAGATCGAGAAGAAGACCGACGACCCGATGATGAAGCCGATCGTGGTCGGGGTGAGTCCCAGCTCCCGATGGAGAAAGATCGCGAGAAAGGGGATCGCCACCGAGTTCGCCAGACTCATGATCCCGGCCCCGGCGATCAGTAGTCGGGCCAACATCATGGGACGGGTTGTCGTCGTCATCGGGCGGCCGGCCCTGCCTCGTCCGTGGCGACGGGCCCGTGCTGACCGAGGAAGCGGCGCATCAGCTCCGCCACCTCGGTGACGTGGGGACGGTAGAGCATCGCCTCGTGCCCGGCGGCGACCGAGGTGTACGCCAACCTCGCCCCGACGATCCGCTGCCAACCCGATCGAGGCTGTTCGCCCTGGTCATGGCGAGTGTGCGCGGCCTCGATCAGCATGATCGACAGGTCCGGCGGGACCGTGACCGGCGGCCAACGCAGCGACGACATCCCGCTGAAGGCGTCGAACACCTCGGTGAGGTCACCGTTGAGCAGGTGTGGCGCGTCCGCCCCGATCAGCTCCTGAACCTCGGCGAGAATCTGCTCCTCCGGCGTGGTCCGCAGCAGGGTCGGCAGGTCCGAGGGGGCGTGCTCGCGCACCGCCGGGAACATCTCCGCCAGGATCGCCAGGAACGAGACGAGCTGCTCGACACGGGTGGTCCCCAGGCGACGCCCCACCGCCTCCGGGTCCACCGAGTCCAGCGCCACCAGGCCAGTGACCGGGACGCCCCGGGCCCGCAGCTCGTGCGCGACGTAGAGGCCGAGTGCGCCGCCGAAGGAGTGACCCACCAGATCAACCGGTCCGGTGCCCGCAGCCGCGGCGATCACCTCGGCGCATCTGCTGGCCAGCGCGGTGATGGTGCCGTCGACCCCCTCCTGGTACAGCTCTCTGGTCGACACCGCGAAGAACGAACGATCGTCGAACATGGCGCTCAGCTGGGCGAAGGAGGGACCGAGACCGAGCACCCCGGGGAGCGCGTAGATCGGCGTGGCGCCCTCGGGCCGCCGGCGCAGCGCCAGCAGCCGGCGGGCGCCGGGCTTCTCTCGGCCGAGCAGGGCCGCCAGACTGGACTGTGGCTCCGCCAGGGCACGTCGCAGCAGATCGACGTACTCGTCAGCGCAGGACTGGATGGTCGGCCGGTGGAACAGGTCGGGGTTGAAGTGCCAGCGCAGTTCGAGGTTCCGGCCGATGTCGAAAACATCGAGCATCAGCTCCGCCAGGGTGTCCTGACTCGGTGACGGAAGCAGGTCGACAGCAAGCCCGTCCAGCTCGATGCCGCCGCGTTGGTCGTCCTGGTACGCGAACATGATCTGGAAGAGCGGCGAGTGGGCGGTCGAGCGGGCCGGATTGAGCCGGGTCACCACCATGTCCAGCGGCACATGCTGATGATCGAGGTCGAGCAGGGCCTCCTCGCGGACGTGCTGCACGTAGCTGAGGAAGGTGGGGGCGTCGTCCACCCGGGTCCGGCGCACCAGGGTGTTGACGAACATGCCGATGAGTCCGTCGAGTTCGGTGCCGTTGCGGTTGGCGACCGGAGTGCCGACGACCACGTCATCGCTGCCCGAGCGCTTCGCCAGCAGCATCGCGAAGACCGCGTGCAGCAGCACGAACGGGGTCCCACCAGAGGTCCGGGCCAGTGCTCGTACCGCCTCGGTGAGCTGCGGGTCGAGCCGCTGGATGATGCTCTCACCCGAATGGGTCGCCTCGACGGGGCGGGGCCGGTCCAGTGGAAGGCCGTGCACGAGTGGCAGATCCCGCAGACGCTCCTCCCAGTAGCCGAGGTCACGCGCCGCCTGCGGGCTGTCGGCCCAGCGCGTCACGCTGTAGGAGTAGTCGGCGTAGGTCACCGGCAACGGCGGCAGCTCGGCCTGGTCGGCTGCGGAGTCCCGGTGGAAGGCGCGGTAAAGCTGACCGACCTCGCGGGCAAGGATGCCGATCGACCAGCCGTCGGAGGCGACATGGTGCATGCTGATCAGCAGTGCGTGCCTGTGGGGCATCAGCCTGATCAGGCGGACCCGCAGCATGTCGTCGTGTTCGAGGTCGAACGGGCGGCGCAGTTCCTGCTCGGACAGCCGTTCGGCCACTGCCGTCAGATCCGTGCCAGACGGTACCTCCGCCGCCTCGACCGCCATCCGGAACTGGCCGGCGGGACGGACGACCTGCACGATGCCGCTGTCGGCCAGGCGCAGGACCGTACGGAGGGCGGCGTGCCGGTCGACGATGGTCCGGAAGGCCCGTTCCAGGGCGTCGACATCCAGGTCGCCCTCGATCAGGGCGGTCTGGTGCAGGTTGTACGCGGCGCTGTCCCGCTGCAACTGGGCCAGGTAGTACAACCGTCCCTGGGGATCGGTCACCGGCACCGGCTCGCCCTCGGGAACGCGGTACAGCGGAATGCCGCCACCACCCGAGGTACGCCCGTCAGCGTCGCCGCGCCGGACGAGTTGAGTGAGCCCGCGTACGGTCGGGTCGCGCAGGAACAGACGCAGCGGTATGTCCACGCCGAATTCGCTGCCGATCCGGGCGACCAGCCGGATGGCGAGGATGGAGTGACCGCCGAACTCGAAGAAGCTGGTCTGCGGATCGACCCGCTCGATGCCGAGCAGGTCGGCCACCACCTGCGCCACCCGGTCCTCGTCGACGTCACCGCTCGACCGGGTCGGCACCGGCGCGGCGATCGGGGCCGGGCCGTGCTCGGTGTCGGGTAGGAGCGTCGCTTGGGCGGGATCCGGCAACGCCCGCCGGTCCACCTTGTCGTTCTGGTTGAGCGGCAGGGCGTCCAGGACGACGAAGACACTCGGGATCATGTACGCCGGCAGCGCGGTGGCCAACGCGCGCCGCAGGGCGACGGCGGTCAGTCCGGGCTGGCTCGGCACCAGGTAGGCCACCAGCGTGGGGCCACGTTGTGGCAGTTCACGGGCGACAACGGCCACCCCGGAGACCGAGCCGAGGGCGCGGAGCGCGGTTTCCACCTCGCCGAGCTCGATCCGGAATCCGCGGATCTTGACCTGGTCGTCCTGCCGGCCCCGGTACTCGTACTCACCGGACTTCACAAGCACGGCCTGATCGCCCGAACGGTAGCCGCGCTCCCCCGTCGCCGGCAGGCGCACGAAACGCGCCCGGTTCAGTCGCGGGCTGCCGAGGTAGCCGCTGCTCAGCGCGGGACCGGAGATGACGATCTCGCCCGGCTGGCCGGCCGGCACCTCGTTGAGGTCGGCGTCGACGAGGGTGAACCGCAGGTCCGCCAGCGGCACTCCGATCAGCGACCGCTCCTGCCCCAGGTCCTCCCGCCGCACCCGCCGGTAGCTGGCGTAGACGGTGGTTTCCGTCGGACCGTACATGTTGATCAATTGTGGCCGCTCGTCGCCGTACCGGGCCACCCACGGTCGCAGGTCGCCGAAGTGCAGCGCCTCACCCGCGCTGATGACATAGCGCAGCGGGAGCCGACGGTCGCGGGTGGCGTCCTCGGCGATGAGCTGGTTCAGCGCGGTGGGCGTCTGGCACAGCACGGTGACCCGCTCCCGTTCCAGCAGGTCCCACAACGCCTGCGGGTCCTGGGCGGTCTCCCTCGGCACGATCACCAGACAACCGCCGTACAACAGCGGCCCCCACATCTCCCACACGGACACGTCGAAGGCGAACGAATGGAACATCGCCCACACGTCATCCGGACCGAACCCGAAATGACGCTCCGTCACCCCGAAAAGGCGCAACACGTTACCGTGCGAAATCTGCACCCCCTTCGGACGCCCCGTCGTCCCCGACGTGAAAATCACATACGCCCGATCATCCCCACCCGGCTCCGCCGCGGCCACCTCCACCGGACCACCGGCCAAACCCTCGTCATCCACGAGCACCGCCGGCACGCCCTCCGGCAACAACCCCACCAACCCACCACTGGTCACCACCACCGACAGATCAGCATCATCCACAATCAACTCCAACCGACCCGCCGGAGTCCCCACATCCAACGGCACATACGACGACCCCACCCGCAACACCGCAAGCACCGCAGCAACCATGTCAACCGAACGATCCAACAACACCCCCACCGGCCGCGACACATCCACACCCGCAGCCCGAATCGCCCCCGCCAACACCCCCGCC
Proteins encoded in this region:
- a CDS encoding amino acid adenylation domain-containing protein, with translation MNQVLADLLRQRVIQRSQSEPTVTGGDARIGRTVPSVGQARSLVAAFGESVRCFSDRVAVRCGGRGVTFGELDRRAGVLAGAIRAAGVDVSRPVGVLLDRSVDMVAAVLAVLRVGSSYVPLDVGTPAGRLELIVDDADLSVVVTSGGLVGLLPEGVPAVLVDDEGLAGGPVEVAAAEPGGDDRAYVIFTSGTTGRPKGVQISHGNVLRLFGVTERHFGFGPDDVWAMFHSFAFDVSVWEMWGPLLYGGCLVIVPRETAQDPQALWDLLERERVTVLCQTPTALNQLIAEDATRDRRLPLRYVISAGEALHFGDLRPWVARYGDERPQLINMYGPTETTVYASYRRVRREDLGQERSLIGVPLADLRFTLVDADLNEVPAGQPGEIVISGPALSSGYLGSPRLNRARFVRLPATGERGYRSGDQAVLVKSGEYEYRGRQDDQVKIRGFRIELGEVETALRALGSVSGVAVVARELPQRGPTLVAYLVPSQPGLTAVALRRALATALPAYMIPSVFVVLDALPLNQNDKVDRRALPDPAQATLLPDTEHGPAPIAAPVPTRSSGDVDEDRVAQVVADLLGIERVDPQTSFFEFGGHSILAIRLVARIGSEFGVDIPLRLFLRDPTVRGLTQLVRRGDADGRTSGGGGIPLYRVPEGEPVPVTDPQGRLYYLAQLQRDSAAYNLHQTALIEGDLDVDALERAFRTIVDRHAALRTVLRLADSGIVQVVRPAGQFRMAVEAAEVPSGTDLTAVAERLSEQELRRPFDLEHDDMLRVRLIRLMPHRHALLISMHHVASDGWSIGILAREVGQLYRAFHRDSAADQAELPPLPVTYADYSYSVTRWADSPQAARDLGYWEERLRDLPLVHGLPLDRPRPVEATHSGESIIQRLDPQLTEAVRALARTSGGTPFVLLHAVFAMLLAKRSGSDDVVVGTPVANRNGTELDGLIGMFVNTLVRRTRVDDAPTFLSYVQHVREEALLDLDHQHVPLDMVVTRLNPARSTAHSPLFQIMFAYQDDQRGGIELDGLAVDLLPSPSQDTLAELMLDVFDIGRNLELRWHFNPDLFHRPTIQSCADEYVDLLRRALAEPQSSLAALLGREKPGARRLLALRRRPEGATPIYALPGVLGLGPSFAQLSAMFDDRSFFAVSTRELYQEGVDGTITALASRCAEVIAAAAGTGPVDLVGHSFGGALGLYVAHELRARGVPVTGLVALDSVDPEAVGRRLGTTRVEQLVSFLAILAEMFPAVREHAPSDLPTLLRTTPEEQILAEVQELIGADAPHLLNGDLTEVFDAFSGMSSLRWPPVTVPPDLSIMLIEAAHTRHDQGEQPRSGWQRIVGARLAYTSVAAGHEAMLYRPHVTEVAELMRRFLGQHGPVATDEAGPAAR